The Perca fluviatilis chromosome 24, GENO_Pfluv_1.0, whole genome shotgun sequence genome has a window encoding:
- the LOC120554238 gene encoding oocyte zinc finger protein XlCOF20-like: protein MDSIYSDHTYSHCFNHKALPSDVQKVIVGKEHQQEWSSSLDQEDTKHPHIKEEQGELRISQDKEQLQGLEEADITKFPFTPVPVKSENDEEKPQFSQLHQRQTEQMETKADGEDCGGPEPAMNSDPDTHLQPDTDDETGDSSEPETDDSADWKETGEPQSGLNSLNNDEVPVRGLRCSTGEKEGWKIFGTNGHLKRHMRSLTAAKRFSCSVCKKAFKHSGNLSTHMRIHTGEKRFSCSVCKKAFLLSGNLQKHVRIHTGDKPFSCSVCTKAFTFKQDLDRHLRIHTGEKPFSCSVCKKAFIQRGDLHTHMRIHTGEKPFSCSVCKKAFTVSGTLKAHMRTHTGEKPFSCSVCKKAFKRNVSLQKHMKIHTGAPGVEAEKESREPHSGLNNLKTKEFSKSDKESNTVWVPGFTDVTFFQDPVFILW, encoded by the exons ATGGACTCGATCTACAGTGACCACACATACTCGCACTGTTTCAACCATAAAG ctTTACCTTCAGATGTCCAGAAAGTGATTGTTGGCAAAGAACATCAGCAGGAGTGGAGCTCCAGTCTGGACCAGGAGGACACGAAGcacccacacattaaagaggaacaggggGAACTCCGGATCAGTCAGGATAAAGAGCaacttcaagggctggaggaggctgatatcaccaagttcccattcactcctgtccctgtgaagagtgaaaatGATGAGGAGAAACCTCAGttctcacagcttcatcaaagacaaactgAACAGATGGAAACcaaagctgatggagaggactgtggaggaccagaaccagccatgAACTCAGATCCAGATACACATTTACAACCGGATACTGACGAcgagactggagactcttctgaacctgagactgatgacagtgctgattggaaggagaccggagaacctcagtcaggtttaaactctctgaataaTGATGAAGTCCCTGTCAGGGGTTTGAGATGTAGTACTGGTGAGAAAGAGGGTTGGAAAATATTTGGCACCAATGGAcatctgaagagacacatgagatCTCTTACAGCAGCGAAACGATTTAGCTGCTCGgtctgtaagaaagcttttaaACACAGTGGAAATTTAAGtacacacatgagaatccacacaggagagaaacgaTTCAGCTGCTCGgtctgtaagaaagctttttTACTAAGTGGAAATTTACAGAAGCACGTGAGAATCCACACGGGAGAtaaaccatttagctgctctgtATGTACGAAAGCCTTTACATTTAAGCAGGATTTAGATAGACAcctgagaatccacacaggagagaagccatttAGCTGCTCCGTGTGTAAGAAAGCTTTTATACAACGTGGGgatttacatacacacatgagaatccacacaggagagaagccatttAGCTGCTCCGTGtgtaagaaagcttttacagTGAGTGGAACTCTAAAGGCACACATGAGaacccacacaggagagaaaccgttTAGCTGCTCGgtctgtaagaaagcttttaaACGGAATGTAAGTTtacaaaaacacatgaaaatcCACACAGGAGCTCCAGGAGTGGAGGCAGAGAAGGAGAGCAGAGAACCTCATTCAGGCTTAAACAATCTGAAAACAAAAGAATTCTCTAAAAGTGATAAGGAATCTAATACTGTTTGGGTTCCAGGATTTACCGATGTAACATTTTTCCAGGATCCAGTGTTCATACTTTGGTAA